The Pygocentrus nattereri isolate fPygNat1 chromosome 17, fPygNat1.pri, whole genome shotgun sequence genome window below encodes:
- the LOC108414496 gene encoding olfactory receptor 142-like, which yields MENSSRELMFVLHGLSETRTNKYIYFAFGLVVYIVTLLVNLTLIIAIILDKTLHEPMYLFICNLFVNGICGASAFYPKILADLFSDLHVISYTGCLAQIYIICCYIFCEITCLTVMAYDRYVAICRPLEYYTIMNKQKVMKLLIFMWFFSVLETSVGIVLTARLPLCGNDIDKIYCSNWEVVKLSCTDVTVNNIYGYLTFYHVCQAAFIFVSYIRIIRASLRSKTERVKFMQTCLPHLITLINFTISVLFDVLYARYGRSLGLQALRNILGMEFLVVPPLLNPIIYGLKMTQIRHRFVKMYSYKWKGVQ from the coding sequence ATGGAAAATTCCTCCAGAGAGTTGATGTTTGTGCTTCATGGACTCAGTGAGAcaagaacaaacaaatacatttacttTGCATTTGGCCTTGTTGTCTATATTGTGACTTTGCTTGTAAATTTAACACTAATTATTGCAATTATTCTGGACAAAACACTTCATGAACCCATGTATCTCTTTATATGCAATTTGTTTGTGAATGGAATATGTGGTGCTTCTGCTTTCTATCCAAAGATTCTTGCTGATCTTTTTTCAGACCTTCATGTTATCTCATATACAGGTTGCCTAGCACAAATATACATCATTTGCTGCTatattttttgtgaaattaCATGTCTAACAGTCATGGCATATGACCGATATGTAGCCATTTGTAGACCTTTGGAATATTACACCATTATGAACAAACAGAAAGTGATGAAATTGTTGATTTTTATGTGGTTTTTCTCTGTGCTAGAAACATCTGTTGGAATTGTACTGACAGCCAGGCTACCTTTATGTGGTAATGATATTGACAAGATTTACTGCTCTAACTGGGAGGTTGTTAAGCTTTCTTGCACAGATGTGACTGTGAACAATATATATGGGTACCTAACATTTTATCATGTCTGTCAAGCTGCGTTCATCTTTGTCTCATATATTCGCATTATCAGGGCTTCTTTGCGTTCTAAGACAGAGCGGGTTAAATTCATGCAGACTTGTCTGCCTCATTTAATCACCCTCATCAACTTCACCATTTCTGTATTATTTGATGTACTGTATGCTCGCTATGGCAGAAGCCTGGGACTGCAAGCTCTGCGCAACATCTTGGGAATGGAGTTCCTTGTTGTGCCTCCTCTGCTGAACCCCATCATATATGGGTTAAAAATGACTCAGATACGGCACCGCTTTGTGAAAATGTACAGCTACAAGTGGAAAGGAGTGCAATAA